The following proteins come from a genomic window of Limosilactobacillus reuteri:
- the dapA gene encoding 4-hydroxy-tetrahydrodipicolinate synthase, translating to MTVLQNTDLMTAIVTPFDDEENIDYGRLEYLTNYLIEHGSNGFVIGGTTGETPELTHDEKIELYQHFGKIVNGRVPVIAGTGSNNTKETIAFTNEVAQINGIDYALVVVPPYNKPNQRGMVAHFTAVADNVDLPIIIYNIPGRTGVKMAQETVVELSHHQNIAAVKQCTSLEELEYIVEHRDSDFAVFTGEDAQALTARVLGANGVISVASHTYVDQMRQMYDSLYRGDYQTAGKLQRWLTPRMAALFMFPSPSPVKAVLNAQGFNVGSCRLPILPLNEEEKRELEAALSLPTNSLTTKNLPLNLGE from the coding sequence ATGACAGTATTACAAAATACAGACTTAATGACGGCAATTGTAACCCCCTTTGATGATGAGGAAAATATTGATTATGGTCGTTTAGAGTATTTGACAAATTACTTAATTGAACATGGGAGCAACGGTTTTGTTATCGGGGGGACTACTGGGGAAACTCCAGAACTCACTCATGATGAAAAAATTGAGCTATACCAACATTTCGGTAAAATTGTAAACGGACGGGTTCCGGTTATTGCTGGAACTGGGAGCAATAATACTAAGGAAACGATTGCCTTTACTAATGAGGTTGCGCAAATTAACGGTATCGATTATGCCCTTGTTGTTGTTCCTCCTTATAACAAACCTAACCAACGGGGAATGGTTGCTCATTTTACAGCAGTTGCGGATAATGTTGACCTCCCAATCATCATTTACAACATTCCTGGTCGTACAGGGGTAAAGATGGCTCAGGAAACCGTAGTAGAATTGTCTCACCATCAAAATATCGCCGCTGTAAAACAATGTACATCTTTGGAAGAACTTGAATACATTGTTGAACACCGCGACTCTGATTTTGCAGTTTTCACGGGTGAAGATGCACAGGCGCTAACTGCCCGGGTTTTAGGAGCAAATGGGGTTATCTCGGTTGCTTCCCATACTTATGTTGATCAAATGCGCCAAATGTATGACTCACTATACCGAGGCGATTATCAAACTGCTGGTAAGCTGCAACGGTGGTTAACTCCCCGGATGGCCGCTTTGTTTATGTTCCCATCACCATCACCAGTTAAAGCGGTTTTGAATGCGCAAGGTTTTAACGTTGGTAGTTGTCGCTTACCAATTCTTCCATTAAATGAAGAAGAAAAACGCGAATTAGAGGCTGCCTTATCATTACCTACTAATTCACTGACTACTAAGAACTTACCTTTAAATTTGGGGGAATAA
- a CDS encoding aminotransferase class I/II-fold pyridoxal phosphate-dependent enzyme, whose amino-acid sequence MPRLHAELATTVNSHLAAVPPAQIRAFDEEISAVPGLVKLTLGEPDFAVPDHVKKVAIESIQNDDSHYSPSKGKIELRKAISKYLEHSRHVYYDPEAEIVVTIGATEAVTATTFAMLNPGDKVIIPTPAFSLYFPSVSLTGAEPIKVNTADDGFLLSAERLEEVLAKEGPTVKAVLLNYPNNPTGRSYTEEELKALAKVIEDHHIYAIVDEIYSSLMYDQPFHSLATLLPEQTILISGLSKSHAMTGYRLGYVAGPGEFISTMSKMHSFMVTCPNDTAQAAAIEALENGDDDPQKFKRAYRQRRDKLASAMRKMGFEIALPDGAFYIFAKIPAQFGKDDLAFARKLAHEAKVGVIPGNAFGPGGEGYIRLSYAAADSVIDTAIERLQNFMNNLG is encoded by the coding sequence ATGCCAAGACTCCATGCTGAATTAGCAACAACCGTAAATAGTCATTTGGCAGCTGTTCCGCCAGCACAGATTCGCGCATTTGATGAAGAAATTTCTGCCGTTCCTGGATTAGTAAAATTAACACTTGGTGAACCAGACTTTGCTGTGCCAGATCACGTCAAAAAAGTGGCAATTGAAAGTATTCAAAATGATGATTCTCACTACTCACCAAGCAAGGGTAAGATTGAATTACGCAAAGCGATTAGTAAATATCTTGAGCACAGTCGTCATGTTTACTATGACCCTGAAGCCGAAATTGTAGTAACGATTGGGGCAACAGAAGCGGTAACCGCGACAACTTTTGCAATGTTAAATCCGGGAGATAAAGTAATTATTCCCACTCCAGCATTTTCGCTGTATTTCCCGAGTGTTTCCCTAACTGGTGCTGAACCGATCAAAGTTAATACTGCTGATGATGGCTTTTTGCTATCTGCTGAAAGACTAGAAGAGGTATTAGCAAAAGAGGGTCCTACGGTAAAGGCCGTTCTCTTAAATTATCCTAACAATCCAACTGGCCGTTCATATACCGAAGAAGAGCTAAAAGCACTGGCTAAAGTAATTGAAGATCATCACATTTATGCGATTGTTGATGAGATTTATAGTTCGCTGATGTACGATCAACCCTTCCATTCACTTGCGACACTTTTGCCTGAGCAGACAATTCTGATTAGTGGTTTATCAAAATCACATGCAATGACAGGTTATCGTTTAGGATATGTGGCTGGCCCAGGAGAATTTATTTCAACGATGTCAAAGATGCATTCATTTATGGTAACGTGCCCAAATGATACTGCGCAAGCGGCCGCGATTGAAGCGTTAGAAAACGGGGATGATGATCCGCAAAAATTTAAGCGGGCCTATCGTCAACGGAGAGATAAACTTGCGAGTGCAATGCGAAAGATGGGCTTTGAAATTGCATTGCCAGATGGCGCATTTTATATTTTTGCTAAAATCCCTGCGCAATTTGGGAAGGATGATCTCGCCTTTGCTCGTAAATTAGCCCACGAAGCTAAAGTTGGCGTAATTCCCGGGAATGCATTTGGTCCTGGTGGAGAAGGATACATTCGCTTATCATATGCAGCGGCAGATTCTGTTATTGATACGGCGATTGAACGGTTACAAAATTTTATGAATAATTTAGGATAG
- a CDS encoding N-acetyldiaminopimelate deacetylase, whose amino-acid sequence MLTEEELIQIRRHLHQIPELALQEFDTHQYLVETVASFNQAFLEVRTFKELPTALMVLVHGQNPQRTIGYRTDIDALPVEEQTGLPYSSTHPGIMHACGHDIHMTVALGVLNYFSEHQPQDNILFFFQPAEESENGGKRAYELGLFSGKWKPDEFYGLHDNPDLPAGAIGCQMGTLFAGTTEVNIDLNGKGGHAAYPQNANDTVVAAASLILQVQTVISRSIDPIQSGVITLGKIDGGTIRNVIAGHTRIEGTIRGLTQTMIETIDDRLKDVCEGIGRSFNMDVSLELNQGGYWPVENNPELTKRFIHYMEETPTVNFIETEPAMTGEDFGYLLAKFPGTMFLLGVEDDSQLHSATLTPNEKAIKRGVDAITGFLEYRMQN is encoded by the coding sequence ATGTTAACAGAAGAAGAATTAATTCAAATTCGTCGCCACCTCCACCAAATTCCGGAACTGGCCCTCCAGGAATTTGATACTCACCAATACTTAGTTGAGACGGTTGCTAGTTTTAACCAAGCCTTTTTAGAAGTTCGTACCTTTAAGGAATTACCAACTGCTCTCATGGTGTTAGTTCATGGTCAGAATCCACAACGAACAATTGGGTATCGAACAGACATCGATGCTTTACCAGTTGAGGAACAAACAGGTTTACCATACTCATCAACCCATCCGGGAATAATGCACGCCTGTGGTCATGACATTCATATGACGGTTGCATTAGGCGTATTGAATTATTTTAGTGAACACCAGCCGCAAGATAATATCCTGTTTTTCTTCCAACCGGCCGAAGAAAGCGAAAATGGTGGAAAGCGGGCATATGAACTGGGCTTGTTTAGTGGAAAGTGGAAACCAGATGAGTTTTACGGTTTGCATGATAATCCTGATTTGCCAGCAGGAGCAATTGGGTGTCAGATGGGGACCTTGTTTGCGGGAACCACGGAAGTTAATATTGACCTCAATGGTAAGGGCGGTCACGCGGCGTATCCTCAAAATGCTAATGATACAGTCGTTGCGGCAGCATCATTGATTCTTCAAGTGCAGACTGTGATTTCGCGGAGTATCGATCCTATTCAAAGTGGTGTAATTACCTTAGGAAAGATTGACGGCGGGACTATTCGAAATGTTATTGCTGGACATACGCGGATTGAAGGAACGATTCGGGGACTAACGCAGACGATGATTGAAACGATTGATGATCGCTTGAAGGACGTATGTGAAGGAATCGGACGTAGTTTTAACATGGATGTTTCCCTTGAATTAAATCAGGGTGGCTATTGGCCAGTAGAGAATAATCCAGAATTAACAAAACGGTTTATCCATTATATGGAAGAAACACCAACTGTAAACTTTATCGAAACAGAGCCAGCAATGACTGGGGAAGACTTTGGCTACTTACTGGCTAAATTTCCGGGAACCATGTTTTTGCTTGGGGTTGAAGATGATTCACAATTACATTCGGCCACCCTCACCCCCAATGAAAAAGCAATTAAACGTGGAGTAGATGCGATTACTGGTTTTCTTGAATATCGAATGCAAAATTAG
- the dapB gene encoding 4-hydroxy-tetrahydrodipicolinate reductase, with protein MKKVLIAGATGAMGQKAVDLVNSLAGFEITAALAPTLTKGNMADFHLASSVHPYQTLDEIEDGVADIWIDFTLPSAVYQNVKFALEHGMKPIVGTTGLTDEQQADLVRLSEEKQVGGLIAANFGMSAVLLMKFAQEAAKYFPDVEIIEMHHGDKKDAPSGTALSTAKLIDQVRPAHETNPDETESLTGARGGDYHGIKVHAVRLPGYIAHEQVLFGGDGEALTIRQDSFDRQSFMNGVKVALEKVDGLSKLVIGLENIL; from the coding sequence ATGAAAAAAGTTTTAATTGCTGGTGCGACTGGAGCAATGGGACAAAAGGCTGTTGACCTAGTGAACTCACTCGCTGGGTTTGAAATTACCGCTGCGCTTGCACCAACCTTAACAAAAGGAAATATGGCTGATTTTCACCTTGCATCATCTGTTCATCCTTATCAAACTTTGGATGAAATTGAAGATGGAGTTGCTGATATTTGGATTGATTTCACCTTGCCAAGTGCTGTTTATCAGAATGTTAAGTTTGCACTTGAACACGGAATGAAGCCGATTGTTGGAACAACTGGCTTAACCGATGAACAACAAGCAGATTTGGTGCGCCTCAGTGAAGAAAAACAAGTGGGTGGATTGATTGCTGCTAATTTTGGGATGTCGGCAGTTCTTCTTATGAAATTTGCTCAGGAAGCGGCTAAGTATTTCCCGGACGTTGAAATTATTGAAATGCATCACGGTGATAAAAAAGATGCCCCATCGGGAACGGCCTTGAGTACCGCAAAGTTGATTGACCAAGTTCGTCCTGCACATGAGACAAATCCTGATGAAACAGAGAGTTTAACCGGTGCGCGGGGTGGCGACTATCATGGAATTAAGGTTCATGCTGTTCGGCTTCCGGGGTACATTGCTCACGAACAAGTCCTCTTTGGTGGGGATGGCGAGGCCCTGACTATCCGCCAAGACTCATTTGACCGTCAATCCTTTATGAATGGGGTTAAGGTTGCTCTGGAAAAAGTTGATGGATTATCAAAATTGGTAATTGGTTTAGAAAATATTTTATAA
- a CDS encoding aspartate-semialdehyde dehydrogenase, whose translation MSKEYNVAILGATGAVGTRMIQQLEQSTIPVKSVKLLASAKSAGKQLSFKGQPITVEETTPDSFDGVDIVLSSAGGSVSKKFLPEAVKRGAVCVDNTSAFRMEPDVPLVVPEVNEEALKNHHGIIANPNCSTIQMVVALEPIRQAFGLNQIIVSTYQAASGAGQSALNELRQETQDYLDGKDMQADAKILPTKGDKKHYPLAFNLLPQIDVFEDDGYSHEEWKMIHETKKIMLNDMDAKDIKVTATCVRVPVPIAHGESIYFTVDDTTVTVDQLRAVLKDAPGVVLQDDPAHQVYPQPINAVGKRDAFVGRLRADEENPGSFNMWVVADNLLKGAAWNTVENAERLVANGLV comes from the coding sequence ATGAGTAAAGAGTATAATGTCGCAATTTTGGGTGCTACTGGTGCAGTTGGTACACGGATGATTCAACAATTGGAACAGTCAACAATTCCAGTAAAGAGTGTGAAATTACTGGCATCCGCTAAGTCAGCTGGTAAGCAATTATCATTTAAGGGCCAACCAATCACTGTTGAAGAGACTACACCTGATTCTTTTGATGGGGTTGATATTGTGCTTTCATCTGCTGGTGGATCAGTATCAAAAAAGTTCCTTCCAGAAGCAGTAAAGCGGGGAGCAGTTTGTGTTGATAATACGAGTGCTTTTCGGATGGAACCCGATGTACCGCTAGTAGTTCCAGAAGTAAATGAAGAGGCATTAAAAAATCATCACGGAATTATTGCTAATCCTAACTGTTCGACAATTCAAATGGTGGTAGCATTGGAACCAATCCGCCAAGCATTTGGATTGAATCAAATTATTGTTTCGACTTACCAAGCAGCTTCAGGAGCAGGTCAATCAGCTTTAAATGAATTGCGACAAGAAACTCAAGACTACCTTGATGGTAAAGACATGCAAGCAGATGCCAAGATTTTGCCAACAAAGGGTGACAAGAAGCATTATCCATTAGCTTTTAATTTATTGCCGCAGATCGATGTCTTTGAAGATGATGGTTACTCTCATGAAGAATGGAAGATGATCCATGAAACAAAGAAGATCATGTTAAACGATATGGACGCTAAGGATATTAAGGTTACTGCCACTTGTGTTCGTGTACCTGTCCCAATTGCTCATGGAGAATCCATTTACTTTACTGTTGACGATACAACAGTAACTGTTGACCAATTGCGGGCAGTATTAAAGGATGCTCCCGGGGTAGTTCTGCAGGATGATCCTGCGCACCAGGTTTATCCTCAACCAATTAATGCTGTTGGTAAGCGTGACGCTTTTGTTGGTCGTCTCCGTGCAGATGAAGAAAATCCTGGTTCCTTTAATATGTGGGTTGTTGCTGATAATCTCCTTAAAGGGGCTGCCTGGAATACCGTTGAAAATGCAGAACGGTTAGTCGCAAATGGGTTAGTTTAA
- the lysA gene encoding diaminopimelate decarboxylase, whose amino-acid sequence MNEQITDQQLNAAGHLTIGGCDAIDLAHRFGTPLVVYDIQQIRHQIRAFKQVFEENSVDYAVSYASKAFSAIAMYQVVAAEGAHVDVVSGGELYTAIKAGFPMADVSFHGNNKSREELEMAIDHHVGIIMIDNFHEIELLADVLEEHDAHVDVMLRITPGISAHTNKYIQTGQVDSKFGFDLQSGQADEALAKVLENPRIQMKGLHAHIGSQIFELAGFEGVAKKLVEVAARWQEKFNYQAAVINVGGGFGIRYVKDDTPLAPEEFVAAIIKAIKTEIKETNLAMPAIWIEPGRSIAGPAGYNLYTVGSRKDVPGLKPYVTVDGGMGDNIRPALYEAQYETVLANNPRAEVVEHVRVAGKYCESGDILSQNQALPATKPGDVLAMLDTGAYGYSMASNYNRNPRPAVVFAEKGTAQVVIKRETYDDLIHLDEPYQQ is encoded by the coding sequence ATGAACGAACAGATTACTGATCAACAATTAAATGCCGCTGGTCACCTAACAATTGGGGGATGTGATGCGATTGATTTAGCTCACCGGTTTGGTACCCCGTTAGTTGTTTATGATATTCAACAAATTCGCCACCAGATCCGAGCATTTAAGCAGGTTTTTGAAGAAAACAGTGTTGATTATGCAGTTAGCTATGCTAGTAAAGCTTTTTCAGCAATCGCAATGTATCAAGTGGTTGCTGCAGAAGGTGCGCATGTTGATGTTGTTTCTGGTGGTGAATTGTATACGGCAATCAAAGCGGGCTTTCCAATGGCTGATGTTAGTTTTCACGGGAATAATAAATCACGGGAAGAATTGGAAATGGCAATTGACCATCACGTAGGAATAATCATGATTGATAACTTCCATGAGATTGAATTGCTAGCAGACGTTTTGGAAGAGCATGATGCGCATGTTGATGTGATGCTGCGAATTACTCCTGGAATTTCTGCTCATACAAATAAGTACATTCAAACTGGTCAAGTTGACAGTAAATTTGGATTTGACCTTCAATCAGGACAAGCAGATGAGGCATTAGCAAAAGTTCTTGAGAATCCCCGAATCCAAATGAAAGGATTGCATGCCCATATTGGTTCACAGATTTTTGAGCTTGCGGGATTTGAAGGGGTAGCTAAGAAGTTGGTTGAAGTTGCCGCCCGCTGGCAAGAAAAATTCAACTACCAAGCTGCTGTGATCAATGTTGGAGGTGGCTTTGGAATTCGTTATGTAAAAGATGATACACCACTTGCTCCAGAAGAATTTGTGGCAGCAATTATTAAGGCAATCAAAACTGAAATTAAAGAAACAAACCTTGCCATGCCGGCAATCTGGATAGAACCAGGACGTTCAATCGCGGGACCTGCTGGCTATAATCTTTATACTGTTGGATCACGTAAAGATGTACCAGGATTGAAGCCATATGTAACAGTTGATGGCGGGATGGGCGATAACATTCGTCCAGCACTTTATGAAGCACAATATGAAACGGTCTTAGCAAATAATCCTCGAGCAGAAGTGGTTGAACATGTTCGGGTGGCAGGAAAGTATTGCGAGTCTGGTGATATCCTTAGTCAGAATCAGGCATTACCGGCTACGAAACCAGGGGATGTCTTGGCAATGCTTGATACTGGTGCTTATGGCTATTCAATGGCTTCAAATTATAATCGGAATCCTCGTCCAGCAGTTGTCTTTGCGGAAAAAGGCACAGCCCAGGTTGTAATTAAACGAGAAACCTATGATGATTTAATTCATTTGGATGAACCATACCAACAATAA
- the dapD gene encoding 2,3,4,5-tetrahydropyridine-2,6-dicarboxylate N-acetyltransferase gives MVELDAQTIINYISNAPKKTPVKVYLKGNLGDLEFSAEVETFLEQHTGVIFGDWTVIEPLLKKYSSAIESYHVENDARNSAVPLLDLKNINARIEPGAIIRDKVLIGDNAVIMMGATINIGAEIGADSMIDMGAVLGGRAIVGRHCHIGAGTVLAGVVEPASAEPVRIDDNVMIGANAVVIEGVHVGEGAVIAAGAIVTHDVAPHTMVAGVPAKFIKNVDDQTAGKTELEDDLRKL, from the coding sequence ATGGTTGAATTAGATGCACAAACAATCATTAACTACATTAGTAACGCACCCAAGAAGACACCGGTAAAGGTCTACCTTAAAGGAAATCTGGGTGATTTAGAATTTTCCGCAGAAGTAGAAACCTTTCTTGAACAGCATACGGGTGTTATTTTCGGTGATTGGACAGTTATCGAACCGTTATTAAAGAAATACAGTTCAGCAATTGAATCTTACCATGTGGAAAACGATGCGCGTAATTCAGCAGTTCCTTTGCTTGATTTGAAGAATATTAATGCCCGCATTGAGCCGGGAGCAATTATTCGCGATAAAGTGCTTATTGGTGACAATGCTGTCATTATGATGGGCGCAACAATTAATATTGGTGCTGAAATTGGTGCCGATTCGATGATTGATATGGGGGCAGTTCTTGGTGGCCGTGCAATTGTTGGTCGCCACTGTCATATTGGTGCTGGTACTGTATTAGCTGGAGTGGTTGAACCAGCTTCAGCTGAACCAGTCCGCATTGATGACAATGTAATGATTGGCGCCAATGCGGTGGTAATTGAAGGGGTTCATGTAGGAGAAGGAGCCGTCATTGCTGCTGGGGCAATTGTTACTCATGATGTTGCTCCTCATACGATGGTTGCGGGAGTTCCTGCTAAGTTTATTAAGAATGTTGATGACCAAACTGCTGGTAAGACTGAATTAGAGGACGATTTACGGAAACTTTAG
- a CDS encoding IS30 family transposase, which yields MTYTHLTTNELTIIAHSFVQKLKAYRVARMINRCAETVYRVYRYLETGASIADYQDHYMRNKQRCGRKRTQLSLAELTYINDKIAQGWTPDTIIGRAERPISCNRRTLYRMFERGQFGFDVRSLPMRGKRHPNGYVERRRKAGQLGRSIHERAKDFPHYATEFGHLEADTVQGKKHQGAVMTLTERQSKVEIVLNVHEKTADAINQHLSQWLRKFPRYFFKSITFDNGKEFAGWREIANQFDLHTYFAEVGAPNQRGLNENNNGLLRRDGLTKQLDFRNLPDELVTQLMSKRNNLPRKSLGYRTPYEVFMSYVTDEQLFSF from the coding sequence ATGACTTACACCCATCTTACCACAAACGAGCTGACAATCATCGCCCATTCTTTCGTGCAAAAGCTTAAAGCGTACCGAGTGGCCCGAATGATCAACCGTTGCGCCGAAACCGTTTATCGCGTTTATCGTTACCTGGAAACCGGTGCCTCAATTGCTGATTATCAAGATCACTATATGCGCAATAAGCAACGTTGTGGCCGAAAACGTACTCAGTTGTCACTGGCTGAACTCACTTATATCAACGACAAAATTGCCCAGGGGTGGACGCCTGATACCATTATTGGGCGCGCTGAGCGCCCAATTAGTTGTAACCGGCGAACTCTTTACCGGATGTTTGAACGTGGCCAGTTCGGCTTCGATGTCCGTTCCTTGCCGATGCGAGGTAAGCGGCACCCGAATGGCTATGTCGAGCGCCGCAGGAAGGCTGGCCAATTGGGGCGAAGTATTCACGAGCGTGCCAAGGACTTTCCGCACTATGCCACTGAATTTGGGCACCTTGAAGCTGATACCGTCCAAGGCAAAAAGCACCAAGGGGCGGTAATGACCCTGACCGAACGCCAATCGAAGGTCGAAATTGTACTCAATGTGCACGAAAAGACGGCTGATGCGATTAACCAACACTTAAGTCAGTGGCTTCGGAAATTCCCGCGGTACTTCTTCAAATCGATTACCTTTGACAACGGAAAAGAATTCGCCGGCTGGCGCGAGATTGCCAATCAATTTGACCTTCACACTTACTTTGCCGAGGTTGGTGCTCCCAATCAACGAGGGCTGAACGAAAACAACAACGGTCTTTTACGCCGGGATGGCTTAACGAAACAGCTAGATTTCCGCAATCTTCCTGATGAATTGGTAACCCAACTGATGAGTAAGCGAAATAACCTGCCCCGTAAATCACTAGGCTATCGAACTCCATATGAAGTATTCATGTCTTACGTCACTGATGAGCAACTATTTTCTTTCTAA
- the dapF gene encoding diaminopimelate epimerase codes for MVQLLKVHGSQNDFFILDQTQLTHPLTNEELVSFTQQITDAQNGVLGGADGVLVVNHPTRPGSAAQMRVINADGSEASMCGNGLRTVARYVAKRDNLTDFKVDTMNASLRVRQHEDLAPGVPAFAVEISPVKFDRTALPFDNLGHERLLDTLVPELYPSLRFSALAVPNPHLISFVSMEELNGSALEELGTRLNSDNPYFIDGVNVNFGHILGHNKLFVKTFERGVGFTNACGTGMSATSLALALTHPDTASFNEPISVYNPGGMVKTILHRDNYNYWIELIGNATFTHTLTVDESSLHAVNLADLRKNIVESNESQAYQTFVDSLPSLSI; via the coding sequence ATGGTGCAATTATTAAAAGTACACGGATCACAAAATGACTTTTTTATCCTTGACCAAACACAACTGACCCATCCCCTTACCAATGAAGAATTAGTTTCATTTACCCAGCAAATAACTGATGCACAAAATGGCGTTCTCGGTGGTGCTGATGGCGTTTTAGTTGTTAACCATCCAACTAGACCAGGATCAGCAGCACAAATGCGGGTAATTAACGCAGATGGCAGTGAGGCTTCAATGTGCGGTAATGGTTTAAGAACGGTTGCTCGTTATGTAGCAAAACGTGATAATTTAACCGATTTTAAAGTCGATACAATGAATGCTAGTCTTCGTGTTCGTCAGCATGAAGACCTTGCACCCGGAGTTCCTGCTTTTGCCGTTGAAATTTCACCAGTAAAGTTTGACCGCACTGCTTTGCCATTTGATAATCTTGGCCATGAGCGCCTGTTAGACACCCTTGTCCCTGAATTATATCCTAGTCTCCGTTTTTCAGCCCTTGCTGTTCCAAATCCCCACTTAATTAGTTTTGTTAGTATGGAAGAACTAAATGGCTCAGCACTTGAAGAATTAGGGACACGGTTAAATAGTGATAATCCTTACTTCATTGATGGGGTAAATGTTAACTTTGGCCATATTCTCGGTCATAACAAACTCTTTGTAAAAACTTTTGAACGTGGTGTTGGCTTTACGAATGCTTGCGGGACAGGTATGTCTGCCACTAGTCTCGCTCTAGCCCTTACTCATCCAGACACAGCATCCTTTAATGAACCAATTAGTGTTTATAATCCTGGTGGAATGGTTAAGACAATTCTTCACCGTGATAACTACAACTATTGGATCGAATTAATTGGTAATGCTACGTTTACTCATACTCTTACCGTAGATGAATCATCTTTACACGCAGTCAATCTAGCTGACCTTCGTAAAAACATTGTCGAAAGTAATGAAAGTCAAGCTTACCAGACATTCGTTGACTCATTACCATCATTATCAATTTAG
- a CDS encoding aspartate kinase yields MKVVKFGGSSLANGEAFQNAINIITSDPQRRVIVTSAPGKRFADDIKVTDLLIKYAQTVIAGQNPQEIVEQILNRYQEIAAYFDLPFDKLVPLIERLKGLPSHTYPNDNYLLAAFKAHGERLNAQLMAILLQHLGYEARFVTPSEAGIIVTGTPNNANVIPETYANLSHFTFNENELLVFPGFYGLTLAGHIATFSRGGSDITGAILARGIHASTYENFTDVDAIYSANPQIVDHPQPITTMTYREMRELSYAGFSVFHDEALIPAIQGNIPINVRNTNDPEKPGTMIVPDKDFQPSDIVTGVVSGKHFAALYLHKYLLNKQAGFTLRILEILAKHNVSYEHMPSGIDDITIILDRNAINDQLIDTICNEIQEVINPDRLEWIDNYAITMVVGEGMRNRTGVIDDILMPLAEKHIAVPMINQGASRIAIMIGTYNEDADEAVRAIYHRFFAN; encoded by the coding sequence ATGAAAGTCGTAAAGTTTGGTGGAAGTTCTCTGGCTAATGGAGAAGCCTTTCAAAATGCAATTAATATTATTACCTCTGACCCCCAACGCCGGGTAATTGTCACCTCTGCGCCGGGCAAACGTTTTGCCGATGATATTAAGGTTACTGACTTACTGATTAAATATGCCCAAACAGTAATTGCAGGCCAAAACCCCCAAGAAATCGTTGAACAAATTTTAAATCGATATCAAGAAATTGCCGCTTATTTTGACTTACCATTCGATAAATTAGTCCCGCTAATTGAACGACTGAAGGGTCTTCCTAGTCATACATATCCCAATGATAACTACCTCTTGGCTGCCTTCAAAGCTCATGGGGAACGCTTAAATGCCCAATTAATGGCAATCCTTTTACAACATTTAGGTTATGAAGCACGCTTTGTGACGCCGAGTGAAGCTGGTATTATCGTTACTGGAACTCCCAATAATGCTAACGTTATTCCAGAAACTTACGCAAATTTGAGTCATTTTACATTTAATGAGAACGAATTATTAGTATTCCCTGGTTTCTATGGGCTTACCCTTGCCGGACACATTGCTACTTTTTCCCGTGGTGGTTCTGATATCACTGGCGCAATTCTCGCGCGCGGTATTCATGCCTCTACTTACGAGAATTTCACTGATGTTGATGCTATTTACTCAGCCAATCCACAAATTGTCGATCATCCGCAACCAATTACTACCATGACTTATCGAGAAATGCGGGAACTATCTTATGCTGGTTTTTCCGTCTTTCACGATGAAGCATTGATTCCTGCCATTCAAGGAAATATTCCAATTAATGTTCGTAATACTAATGATCCTGAAAAGCCAGGAACAATGATTGTCCCTGATAAAGATTTTCAACCAAGCGACATTGTAACGGGGGTCGTGAGCGGAAAACACTTTGCAGCCCTCTACCTTCACAAATATCTCCTTAACAAGCAAGCAGGTTTTACTCTTCGGATTCTTGAAATTCTAGCAAAGCATAACGTCTCATACGAACATATGCCTTCCGGAATTGATGATATAACAATTATCCTTGATCGAAACGCAATTAATGACCAGTTAATCGATACCATCTGCAATGAAATTCAAGAAGTGATTAATCCCGACCGTTTAGAATGGATTGATAATTATGCAATTACCATGGTTGTTGGTGAAGGTATGCGTAATCGCACGGGAGTAATCGATGATATTTTAATGCCCCTAGCCGAAAAACACATTGCGGTTCCCATGATTAATCAAGGAGCTTCACGAATTGCAATCATGATCGGGACATATAACGAAGATGCAGATGAAGCTGTTCGAGCTATCTACCATCGCTTTTTTGCAAATTAG